A DNA window from Rhodococcus sp. Z13 contains the following coding sequences:
- a CDS encoding neutral zinc metallopeptidase, translating into MTFREGARMDAGRVRTGGGGTGGKLALGGGAGGLIVIILALLFGGDPSSLLGSGVPDQTSQDGTSTLEQCEVGGSAANENVDCRVLYTVGSLDTVWGQELAAQTGVAYVQPEVEIFTSATSTGCGNATSDIGPFYCPADRTAYFDTSFFDELETRFGASGGPLAQEYVVAHEFGHHLQNQLGDLGRAQADPRGPESGAVRTELQADCYAGVWAYYADKQPDPATGEPFLETLTDADIRDALSAASAVGDDRIQRAATGRVNPEAWTHGSSEQRQAWFLAGYRTGRLDACDTYGARDLNNPSALR; encoded by the coding sequence ATGACGTTCAGAGAAGGTGCCCGCATGGACGCGGGCCGGGTCCGGACCGGCGGGGGCGGAACCGGCGGCAAACTCGCGCTCGGCGGCGGCGCCGGCGGTCTCATCGTGATCATTCTCGCGTTGCTGTTCGGCGGCGACCCGTCGTCGCTGCTGGGATCCGGTGTGCCGGACCAGACCTCGCAGGACGGCACGAGCACCCTCGAGCAGTGCGAGGTGGGCGGTTCCGCGGCGAACGAGAACGTCGACTGCCGGGTGCTCTACACCGTCGGATCGCTGGACACGGTGTGGGGGCAGGAGCTGGCCGCGCAGACCGGCGTCGCGTACGTCCAGCCGGAGGTCGAGATCTTCACCTCGGCCACGTCCACCGGCTGCGGCAATGCGACCAGCGACATCGGGCCGTTCTACTGCCCGGCCGATCGGACGGCCTATTTCGACACCAGCTTCTTCGACGAGCTCGAGACCCGCTTCGGCGCCAGCGGCGGACCGCTCGCGCAGGAGTACGTGGTCGCGCACGAGTTCGGTCATCACCTGCAGAACCAGCTCGGCGACCTCGGTCGCGCGCAGGCCGATCCGCGTGGTCCCGAGTCCGGCGCCGTGCGGACCGAACTGCAGGCCGACTGCTACGCCGGGGTGTGGGCCTACTACGCCGACAAGCAGCCCGACCCGGCCACCGGCGAGCCCTTCCTCGAGACGCTCACCGACGCCGACATCCGCGATGCGCTGTCGGCCGCGTCGGCCGTGGGCGACGACCGGATCCAGCGGGCGGCGACCGGCCGGGTGAATCCGGAGGCGTGGACGCACGGCTCGTCGGAGCAGCGTCAGGCATGGTTCCTGGCGGGTTACCGTACGGGCCGGCTCGACGCGTGCGACACCTACGGCGCCCGCGATCTGAACAATCCGTCGGCCCTGCGCTGA
- a CDS encoding MarR family winged helix-turn-helix transcriptional regulator codes for MAEVNWLSRDEHRLWRAYLDATRTLMQNLDRQLLRDAGISLTDFEILVLLSEAPGRRMRMRDLADAGTTTRSGITRAVSRLENAGRVRRVECESDRRGAWAELTDTGFDTLTAAGPGHVRAVRENMFDLLSPDDVATMTAAFTRMRERMGAQQSIR; via the coding sequence ATGGCAGAGGTGAACTGGCTGAGCAGGGACGAGCACCGGTTGTGGCGGGCCTACCTGGACGCGACCCGCACCCTGATGCAGAACCTCGACAGGCAGCTGCTCCGCGACGCGGGCATCTCCCTCACCGACTTCGAGATCCTCGTCCTCCTGTCGGAGGCGCCCGGTCGCCGGATGCGCATGCGCGATCTCGCCGACGCCGGCACGACCACCCGCAGCGGGATCACCCGCGCCGTCTCGCGGCTGGAGAACGCCGGCCGGGTGCGGCGCGTCGAGTGCGAATCCGATCGCCGCGGCGCCTGGGCCGAACTGACCGACACGGGTTTCGACACACTCACCGCAGCCGGGCCCGGGCACGTCCGGGCCGTGCGGGAGAACATGTTCGACCTCCTCTCCCCCGACGACGTCGCGACGATGACCGCGGCGTTCACCCGCATGCGTGAGCGCATGGGTGCACAACAGTCGATCCGTTGA
- a CDS encoding pirin family protein, whose product MSTAPRLDVRRADDRLKTRIDWLDSKHSFSFGHHYDPDNTHHGLLMVNNDDIVLAGTGFDTHPHRDMEIVTWVLRGSLVHQDSMGHSGVIYPGLAQRMTAGRGILHSEKNDSWRLAGGVGRHAEEHDEPVRFIQMWVLPDEPGVDPGYEQLEIDDELLSGGLVPVASGMDAYADHSAIRIRNRYAAMHVSRMQPGRPVVLPDAPFLHVFVAQGAAALEGAGPLAEGDAVRISGGGGQQLITATGAEVIVWEMHAALGGP is encoded by the coding sequence ATGAGCACCGCACCCCGCCTCGACGTCCGCCGCGCGGACGACCGGCTGAAGACCAGGATCGACTGGCTCGACTCGAAGCACTCGTTCTCGTTCGGTCACCACTACGACCCCGACAACACGCACCACGGCCTGCTGATGGTCAACAACGACGACATCGTGCTCGCCGGAACGGGTTTCGACACTCATCCGCACCGCGACATGGAGATCGTCACCTGGGTCCTGCGCGGATCGCTGGTGCACCAGGACTCGATGGGACACTCCGGCGTGATCTATCCCGGTCTCGCGCAGCGGATGACCGCCGGTAGGGGGATCCTGCACTCGGAGAAGAACGACTCGTGGCGTCTCGCCGGCGGAGTCGGCCGTCACGCCGAGGAACACGACGAACCCGTACGGTTCATCCAGATGTGGGTGCTGCCCGACGAACCCGGCGTCGACCCGGGCTACGAACAGCTCGAGATCGACGACGAACTGCTCTCCGGCGGACTCGTCCCGGTCGCCTCGGGGATGGACGCCTACGCCGACCATTCGGCGATCCGCATCCGCAACCGCTACGCGGCGATGCACGTCTCCCGCATGCAGCCGGGCCGGCCGGTGGTTCTTCCCGACGCGCCTTTCCTGCACGTCTTCGTCGCGCAGGGCGCTGCCGCGCTCGAAGGCGCGGGTCCTCTCGCCGAAGGGGACGCCGTGCGGATCAGCGGTGGGGGAGGACAGCAGCTCATCACGGCGACCGGCGCCGAGGTGATCGTGTGGGAGATGCACGCCGCACTCGGTGGCCCCTGA
- a CDS encoding DUF4383 domain-containing protein produces the protein MTATPVQTAALVVGAVFLLVGILGFIPGITSDYDQLSGAGHHSGAMLLGLFQVSVLHNIVHLLFGVAGLAAARAVATARTFLIAGGVIYLVLWIYGLIIDKDSGANFVPLNTADDWLHFVLGLGMIALGFLLTRTRPAAGTIR, from the coding sequence ATGACCGCGACGCCGGTGCAGACCGCCGCGCTCGTCGTCGGTGCGGTCTTCCTGCTCGTGGGCATCCTCGGGTTCATCCCCGGCATCACCTCCGACTACGACCAGCTGTCCGGTGCCGGCCACCATTCCGGTGCCATGCTGCTGGGACTCTTCCAGGTCTCCGTCCTGCACAACATCGTCCACCTGCTGTTCGGCGTCGCCGGGCTGGCCGCGGCCCGTGCCGTCGCAACCGCCCGCACCTTCCTGATCGCCGGTGGCGTGATCTACCTGGTGCTGTGGATCTACGGGCTGATCATCGACAAGGACAGCGGCGCCAACTTCGTCCCGCTCAACACCGCGGACGACTGGCTGCACTTCGTCCTCGGCCTCGGCATGATCGCGCTCGGTTTCCTGCTCACGCGCACCCGGCCCGCAGCCGGGACCATCCGATAG
- a CDS encoding SDR family NAD(P)-dependent oxidoreductase produces the protein MNDTRPLAVVTGASRGIGRELAALFAVDGHDLVLVARSPALDDAAAELESSGVSVTPVHADLRTEAGVRAVYEAATAGGRVPAAVALNAGTGIGGAFVDADPEELLAVVDVNVRSTVHLARLFLADMVRAGSGRLLFTSSVVSLMPGPYQAVYNASKAFVQSFTDGIHDELSDTDVTVTSMLPGATDTHFFARAGMLDTLLGKGPKDDPARVAKDGYDALLRGDRRVVAGSLLARSMAAFGALAPDAVTGAVHKVLARPRSGG, from the coding sequence ATGAACGACACCCGACCCCTGGCCGTGGTGACCGGGGCCTCCCGCGGAATCGGGCGTGAACTGGCCGCGCTGTTCGCCGTCGACGGCCACGACCTGGTGCTCGTGGCCCGTTCGCCCGCGCTCGACGACGCAGCGGCCGAGCTGGAGAGCTCCGGTGTCTCCGTCACTCCGGTGCACGCCGATCTGCGCACCGAGGCCGGCGTCCGTGCGGTGTACGAGGCGGCGACCGCGGGCGGGCGGGTTCCCGCCGCGGTCGCCCTCAACGCCGGGACGGGGATCGGGGGAGCGTTCGTCGACGCCGATCCCGAGGAACTGCTGGCGGTCGTGGACGTGAACGTCCGTTCCACCGTGCACCTCGCGCGCCTGTTCCTCGCGGACATGGTGCGGGCCGGGTCGGGGCGTCTGTTGTTCACGTCGTCGGTCGTGTCGCTGATGCCTGGGCCCTATCAAGCGGTCTACAACGCGTCGAAAGCGTTCGTGCAGTCGTTCACCGACGGCATCCACGACGAACTCTCGGACACCGATGTGACGGTGACCTCGATGCTGCCCGGCGCCACCGACACGCACTTCTTCGCGCGGGCGGGCATGCTCGACACCCTGCTCGGGAAGGGACCCAAGGACGATCCCGCGCGAGTGGCGAAGGACGGCTACGACGCCCTCCTCCGCGGTGATCGCCGGGTGGTCGCCGGGTCGCTCCTGGCCCGGTCGATGGCGGCCTTCGGTGCTCTCGCCCCGGACGCCGTCACGGGGGCGGTGCACAAGGTCCTCGCGCGACCGCGCTCGGGTGGGTGA
- a CDS encoding hemolysin family protein translates to MLTALGIGLGILVVLAITALTGYFVAQEFAYMAVDRSRLQARAEGGDSGARRALSITRRTSFMLSGAQLGITVTGLLVGYVAEPLIGSGLGELLGGVGIPTSVGVAVGTVLAVLFSTVVQMVFGELVPKNLAIARPEPVARRLALSTTWYLTLFGWLIRLFDASSNLLLRALRIEPVHDVEHSATPRDLEHIVAASREAGELPADLSTLLDRILDFPTRTAEHAMIPRSRVDVVELDEPVAGILDRMSTGHTRYPVVGTSSDDLRGVVHLHDLLGLDSTEGTAATACRPPVIVPATLALPDVLNALADAHEEMALVIDEYGGFAGVVTVEDIAEELVGEIADEHDPAMDTEVVRPEGEGWLIRGDVHLDEVGRTIDHDLPDGDYETLAGLVVTEFGGFPEVGETVRVTLDPDPADLALGHRPLRRVLVAEVRAIDKHVPSSLHVTLLTEEAADDE, encoded by the coding sequence GTGCTGACCGCCCTCGGAATCGGGCTCGGCATTCTCGTCGTCCTCGCCATCACCGCGCTGACCGGCTACTTCGTGGCCCAGGAGTTCGCATACATGGCGGTGGACCGCTCCCGCCTCCAGGCCCGAGCAGAAGGCGGTGACAGCGGCGCACGCCGCGCCCTGTCCATCACCCGCCGCACCTCGTTCATGCTCTCCGGTGCCCAGCTGGGCATCACCGTCACCGGCCTGCTCGTCGGCTACGTCGCCGAACCCCTGATCGGCAGCGGCCTCGGCGAACTGCTCGGTGGCGTCGGCATCCCCACCTCCGTCGGCGTCGCCGTCGGCACGGTGCTGGCCGTGCTGTTCTCGACCGTCGTGCAGATGGTCTTCGGCGAACTGGTCCCCAAGAACCTGGCCATCGCCCGGCCCGAACCGGTCGCCCGCCGTCTGGCGTTGTCGACGACCTGGTATCTCACTCTCTTCGGCTGGCTGATCCGGCTGTTCGACGCCTCCTCGAACCTGCTGCTGCGCGCGCTGCGCATCGAGCCGGTCCACGACGTCGAGCACTCCGCAACCCCACGGGACCTCGAACACATCGTCGCGGCGTCGCGGGAGGCCGGTGAACTGCCGGCAGACCTGTCCACGTTGCTCGACCGCATCCTCGACTTCCCCACACGCACGGCGGAACACGCGATGATCCCCCGCTCCCGCGTGGACGTCGTCGAACTCGACGAGCCGGTGGCGGGCATCCTCGACCGGATGAGCACGGGCCACACCCGCTACCCCGTGGTGGGCACTTCCTCCGACGACCTGCGCGGTGTCGTGCACCTGCACGATCTGCTCGGACTCGACAGCACCGAGGGCACCGCGGCGACGGCCTGCCGGCCGCCGGTCATCGTCCCGGCGACGCTGGCGCTGCCCGACGTGCTGAACGCCCTGGCGGACGCCCACGAGGAGATGGCCCTGGTGATCGACGAATACGGCGGCTTCGCCGGTGTCGTCACCGTCGAGGACATCGCCGAGGAACTGGTCGGGGAGATCGCCGACGAGCACGACCCGGCCATGGACACCGAGGTCGTCCGCCCCGAGGGCGAGGGCTGGCTGATCCGCGGCGACGTCCACCTCGACGAGGTGGGCCGCACCATCGATCACGACCTGCCCGACGGCGACTACGAAACCCTCGCCGGGCTCGTGGTCACCGAGTTCGGAGGCTTCCCCGAAGTCGGTGAGACGGTTCGCGTGACGCTCGACCCCGACCCCGCCGACCTCGCGCTCGGACACCGGCCGCTGCGGCGTGTGCTCGTGGCCGAGGTCCGCGCGATCGACAAGCACGTGCCGTCCTCACTGCACGTGACGCTTCTGACCGAGGAGGCGGCCGACGATGAGTAA
- a CDS encoding protease inhibitor I42 family protein produces the protein MKHISTGPKDVTVGVGDVVELHLPENTSRDYCWSTAQIGEGLVLHDMRFVPSKNPLPGGAGERIFSFKARRPGTWPVRLKMRKHADLVADEARMTVTVA, from the coding sequence ATGAAGCACATCTCCACTGGTCCGAAGGACGTCACGGTCGGTGTCGGGGACGTGGTCGAACTCCACCTGCCCGAGAACACCTCCCGCGACTACTGCTGGTCGACGGCACAGATCGGGGAGGGGTTGGTCCTCCACGACATGCGGTTCGTGCCGTCGAAGAATCCGCTGCCCGGAGGGGCGGGCGAGCGGATCTTCAGCTTCAAGGCGCGGCGGCCGGGAACCTGGCCGGTGCGGTTGAAGATGCGCAAGCACGCCGATCTGGTCGCCGACGAGGCCCGGATGACCGTCACAGTGGCGTGA
- a CDS encoding Rv2578c family radical SAM protein has translation MRWASQTVDADDGALPGLERAGLVRSVRTPEFEGITFHEVLCKSALNKTPEASRLPFRYTVNTFRGCSHACRYCFARPTHEYLDFDAGHDFDSQLIVKTNVAAVLRRELARRSWRREHVALGTNTDPYQRAEGRYRLMPGVIRAFAESGTPFSVLTKGTLLRRDLPLLALTARQVDVSIAVSLPIGDPELARSIEPGTPTPAARLDLIRAITEAGLSCHVMVAPVLPYLTDSRRHLAELFESIAAAGASGATVIPLHLRGSTRGWFLSWLAREHPALVGRYRRLYGRGAYAAPEYTRWLSDRVTPLLEHYALRARSSEHRPAAPARPVDLREPVGAAPTLF, from the coding sequence ATGCGGTGGGCGAGTCAGACGGTGGACGCGGACGACGGTGCCCTGCCCGGGCTCGAACGGGCGGGGCTGGTCCGCAGTGTCCGCACCCCGGAGTTCGAGGGCATCACCTTCCACGAGGTGCTGTGCAAGAGTGCGCTCAACAAGACCCCGGAAGCGTCGCGCCTGCCGTTCCGCTACACCGTCAACACCTTTCGCGGGTGCAGCCATGCCTGCCGGTACTGCTTCGCCCGGCCCACCCACGAATACCTCGATTTCGACGCCGGGCACGACTTCGACAGTCAGCTGATCGTCAAGACCAACGTCGCCGCGGTCCTCCGTCGCGAACTCGCCCGCCGGTCGTGGCGCCGCGAGCACGTCGCGCTCGGCACCAACACCGACCCGTACCAGCGGGCCGAGGGGCGATACCGGTTGATGCCCGGCGTGATCCGTGCGTTCGCCGAGTCGGGTACCCCGTTCTCCGTCCTGACGAAGGGCACCCTGCTGCGGCGCGACCTGCCGCTGCTCGCGCTCACCGCCCGGCAGGTCGACGTGTCGATCGCCGTGTCGCTGCCCATCGGCGACCCGGAGCTGGCCCGCAGCATCGAACCCGGAACCCCCACGCCGGCGGCCCGTCTCGACCTGATCCGCGCGATCACCGAGGCGGGACTGTCGTGTCACGTCATGGTCGCGCCGGTGCTGCCGTATCTCACCGACTCGCGTCGTCACCTCGCCGAGCTGTTCGAGTCGATCGCCGCGGCGGGGGCCTCCGGCGCCACCGTCATCCCGCTGCACCTGCGCGGGTCGACGCGCGGCTGGTTCCTGTCCTGGTTGGCCCGGGAGCATCCGGCCCTGGTCGGACGTTATCGGCGGCTCTACGGCCGCGGCGCGTACGCGGCACCGGAATACACACGCTGGCTGAGCGATCGGGTGACGCCGCTGCTCGAGCACTACGCCCTGCGGGCGCGCAGTTCCGAACACCGCCCGGCGGCACCGGCACGGCCGGTCGACCTGCGCGAACCCGTGGGCGCCGCACCCACCCTGTTCTGA
- a CDS encoding hemolysin family protein, protein MSNPWVVAAVTIVLIAACAFFVAVEFALIAARRHRLEDAAATNRSARAALRSASELSVLLAGSQLGITVCTLALGATAKPAVHHWLTPLFENWGAPLWLADVAGFVLALLIVTFLHLVVGEMAPKSWAIAHPERSATLLALPMRGFMWVTRPVIVRLNHMANRCLRKLGVDPVDQLATGQDPAALRHLVEHSATVGTLDERYHGHLSSALELEALTLGDIVVPRADPSSVRPAATAEEIRETAYRTGHLRLLVRKNGTVDGVVHVRDSLNAEPGVTAAELMRPALTIDAATPVYEALTTMRETRTHLVTVTSEGRIVGLITLSDVLARLLPLGGAAS, encoded by the coding sequence ATGAGTAACCCCTGGGTCGTCGCGGCGGTGACGATCGTCCTGATCGCCGCCTGCGCCTTCTTCGTCGCGGTCGAGTTCGCGCTGATCGCCGCCCGGCGTCACCGGCTCGAGGATGCCGCGGCCACCAACCGCTCGGCACGGGCGGCGTTGCGCAGCGCGTCGGAACTGTCCGTGCTCCTGGCCGGTTCGCAGCTCGGCATCACCGTGTGCACACTGGCGCTCGGCGCGACCGCGAAACCCGCCGTGCACCATTGGCTCACCCCGCTGTTCGAGAACTGGGGAGCTCCCCTGTGGCTGGCGGACGTCGCCGGCTTCGTCCTCGCCCTGCTGATCGTCACCTTCCTACACCTGGTGGTCGGTGAGATGGCACCCAAGTCGTGGGCGATCGCGCACCCGGAGCGGTCCGCGACCCTGCTGGCACTGCCGATGCGCGGATTCATGTGGGTCACCCGCCCGGTGATCGTGCGCCTGAACCACATGGCCAACCGTTGCCTGCGGAAACTGGGCGTCGACCCGGTCGATCAGCTGGCCACCGGTCAGGATCCGGCCGCCCTCCGGCATCTCGTCGAACACTCGGCGACGGTGGGCACCCTCGACGAGCGCTATCACGGGCATCTGAGCAGCGCATTGGAACTCGAGGCGCTGACCCTCGGCGACATCGTCGTGCCCCGGGCGGATCCGAGCAGTGTGCGCCCCGCGGCGACCGCCGAGGAGATCCGGGAGACCGCGTACCGCACCGGTCATCTGCGACTGCTGGTGCGCAAGAACGGGACTGTGGACGGGGTCGTGCACGTGCGCGACAGCCTGAACGCCGAGCCCGGTGTCACAGCCGCGGAACTGATGCGCCCGGCGTTGACGATCGACGCCGCGACACCGGTCTACGAGGCCCTGACCACGATGCGGGAGACCCGCACCCATCTCGTGACGGTCACCTCGGAGGGCCGGATCGTCGGATTGATCACGTTGTCCGACGTGCTCGCCCGCCTCCTCCCGCTCGGCGGTGCTGCATCCTGA
- a CDS encoding RecQ family zinc-binding domain-containing protein: MPDSVDSYYQQIGRAGRDGEAATALTFYRPEDLSLATFFTTHAPDEALISRVFRILRKSSPRRLGQLRDDLGVRGRRLSNAVNLLERCGAVTAGRRGFSAADLPVREVGDRAREVAASGERMDRSRVEMMRGYAETRGCRRRFLLGYFGEVVEGPCGNCDNCRAGVPDEFADPAAGASSLTANNRVHHAEWGAGTVMGGEGDRVTVLFDSVGYRTLSLEAIAKADLLRTDDGKPAPRGRGFLPPSSLR; the protein is encoded by the coding sequence GTGCCGGATTCGGTCGACTCGTACTACCAGCAGATCGGCCGGGCGGGCCGTGACGGGGAGGCAGCGACCGCGCTGACGTTCTACCGCCCCGAGGATCTGTCCCTCGCGACCTTCTTCACGACCCATGCACCCGACGAGGCTCTGATCTCCCGCGTCTTCCGGATCCTGAGGAAGTCCTCACCTCGCCGTCTCGGACAGTTGCGCGACGATCTCGGGGTGCGGGGTCGCAGGTTGTCCAACGCGGTGAACCTGCTCGAGCGGTGCGGCGCCGTCACCGCGGGCCGCCGGGGTTTCTCCGCAGCCGATCTGCCGGTCCGCGAGGTGGGCGACCGTGCACGCGAGGTCGCTGCGTCGGGGGAGCGGATGGACCGTTCCCGGGTGGAGATGATGCGGGGATACGCCGAGACGCGGGGATGCCGTCGCCGGTTCCTGCTGGGCTATTTCGGCGAGGTCGTGGAGGGTCCGTGCGGCAACTGCGACAACTGCCGGGCGGGCGTTCCGGACGAGTTCGCCGACCCCGCCGCCGGTGCCTCGTCCCTCACCGCGAACAATCGGGTGCACCATGCCGAGTGGGGTGCCGGGACGGTGATGGGCGGAGAGGGCGACCGCGTCACCGTCCTGTTCGACTCGGTGGGATACCGAACGCTGTCGCTCGAGGCGATCGCGAAGGCGGACCTGCTCAGGACCGACGACGGGAAACCCGCGCCGCGAGGACGCGGGTTCCTTCCGCCGAGTTCGCTCCGCTGA
- a CDS encoding pirin family protein, whose amino-acid sequence MSNTDRRPDEIHCRTEDLHAVDTLNPRVEIITSREVPLGGPRAMPVRRTLPQRQRSLIGAWCFADHYGPDDVSRTGGMDVAPHPHTGLQTVSWLFAGEIEHRDSHGVHAMVRPGEMNLMTGGHGICHSEVSTPATTTLHGVQLWIALPDSDRDASRDFQHHVPPRLDLPGATAKVFLGSLAGHTSPVKTFTPLVGAEIVLEPHAQLVLDVDPSFEHGVLVDTGAVTLFDTVLGRAALGYVGTGVPALRLTNPGDEPARLVLLGGTPLGEEIVMWWNFVGRSHDEIAAFRDAWERGSEQFGRVDGYEGKVERLPAPSLPNARIRPRRNPPTADPGHRSQSPS is encoded by the coding sequence ATGAGCAACACCGATCGCCGGCCCGACGAGATCCACTGCCGGACCGAGGACCTGCACGCCGTCGACACCCTGAACCCGCGCGTGGAGATCATCACCTCCCGCGAGGTGCCGCTCGGCGGTCCGCGTGCCATGCCGGTCCGGCGCACCCTGCCCCAGCGGCAGCGGTCCCTCATCGGCGCGTGGTGTTTCGCCGACCACTACGGTCCCGACGACGTCTCCCGCACCGGCGGAATGGACGTCGCCCCGCACCCGCACACCGGGCTCCAGACGGTGTCGTGGCTGTTCGCCGGCGAGATCGAACACCGCGACAGCCACGGCGTGCACGCCATGGTGCGACCCGGCGAGATGAACCTCATGACCGGTGGTCACGGCATCTGCCACTCGGAGGTCTCGACCCCCGCCACGACCACCCTGCACGGCGTGCAGCTGTGGATTGCGCTGCCCGACTCCGACCGGGACGCCTCGCGCGACTTCCAGCACCACGTCCCGCCCCGGCTCGACCTGCCCGGCGCCACCGCCAAGGTCTTCCTCGGCAGCCTGGCGGGACACACCTCGCCGGTGAAGACATTCACCCCGCTCGTCGGCGCGGAGATCGTCCTCGAGCCGCACGCGCAGCTCGTGCTCGACGTCGACCCGTCCTTCGAGCACGGCGTCCTCGTCGACACCGGCGCCGTGACCCTGTTCGACACCGTGCTCGGGCGGGCCGCCCTCGGATACGTCGGCACCGGGGTGCCCGCGCTCCGGCTCACGAACCCGGGCGACGAACCTGCTCGCCTCGTGCTGCTCGGCGGGACACCGCTCGGCGAGGAGATCGTCATGTGGTGGAACTTCGTCGGCCGCAGCCACGACGAGATCGCCGCCTTCCGCGACGCCTGGGAACGCGGATCCGAGCAGTTCGGGCGCGTCGACGGCTACGAGGGCAAGGTCGAGCGGCTTCCCGCGCCATCGCTGCCCAACGCTCGTATCCGGCCTCGCCGCAACCCGCCCACCGCCGACCCCGGCCACCGATCCCAGTCCCCGTCGTGA